From Polyodon spathula isolate WHYD16114869_AA chromosome 24, ASM1765450v1, whole genome shotgun sequence, one genomic window encodes:
- the LOC121298732 gene encoding uncharacterized protein LOC121298732, with the protein MKTLLFIGSLLKALNLSSWPWVGRLQTNSQRDLHIEDTGQYNCQQYVNEQLLSSQTSVVLSLLTITADPIGDLKRGTALSLQCALVCNGGIADCSPPVNAELTWVDDEGTALQGDRFKITKYRTHSTLSLELQKSDHNRRWRCNLTEGGEVKALYSYTTTLTVSISKVELIIRVFIFCAVLIIPPSIGAVVYINRRSKRAAQEVTSGIQLTPVK; encoded by the exons ATGAAAACTCTTTTATTTATTGGGTCTTTACTCAAAGCTCTAAATCTTTCGAGCTGGCCTTGGGTGGGAAGATTACAGACAAACAGCCAGAGAGACCTGCACATAGAGGATACCGGCCAGTATAACTGCCAACAATATGTAAATGAGCAGTTACTTTCAAGTCAGACTTCTGTTGTTCTGAGCCTGCTCACCA TTACAGCTGACCCAATTGGAGACTTAAAGAGAGGCACTGCTTTATCTCTACAGTGCGCCCTGGTGTGTAATGGTGGTATTGCAGACTGCAGTCCTCCTGTCAATGCTGAACTGACCTGGGTGGATGATGAAGGCACAGCCCTGCAGGGAGACAGGTTCAAGATcacaaaatacagaacacattCCACTCTGTCCCTGGAGCTGCAGAAATCAGACCACAACAGGAGATGGAGATGCAACCTAACTGAGGGGGGTGAAGTAAAGGCTTTGTATAGCTACACCACCACACTCACAG TGTCCATCTCTAAAGTGGAATTGATAATCAGAGTCTTCATCTTCTGTGCTGTTCTCATAATCCCACCCAGCATCGGCGCTGTGGTGTACATCAACAGGAGGAGCAAGCGAGCAGCACAGGAAGTGACCTCAGGGATACAGCTCACGCCTGTCAAGTGA